The segment CGCAGCGGCACAGCAACCGGGCTCACCCGGACAGCTCACCGGCGCAGCGCTCGGAGACCACTCCAGATGCACGTTCGCGGTCATTCTCCGCCGGAGTCACGAGCCGGTGGTGAGGGTCCTGGTGCGCTCACGCGAGGGAACTGTGGAAACGGTCCCCGCCGGATCGCTGCCGCGTCGACCACGGGTCCGGCCCTTCCTGGATCCGCGCCGGTACGGGGGGCGCGGATCGCCGCCGCCCGCGCCGTTCGGCACCGGTCCTCACAGGGGAGGGACCGGTGGCGAACGGCGCGGCGTAGTTCCTGCCGTACGGCCCGGACGGGCCCGCCGCCGGCCCGCCCGTGGGTGCGGTGGAGCCCGGGATCAGTACTGCCGGGGCACACGCCCTTAGGGGAACGCCACCACTTGTGGCCCGAATCACACTCGATATCGCGTCTGCCGGGCAGAGAAAAGCCCCTGAAGGGGCGTCAGCGGTCGGCACCCGTCCCGCGCGAAGCCAAGAACCGCTCATCGCCCGCTCCCGAGCTGCCCCAGGAAACAGCTCAGGCCCGGACTTCCTTGACGGAAGGCCGGGCCTGAGCTGTTGTTTCTTCAGTCGGGGTGGCGGGATTTGAACCCACGACCTCTTCGTCCCGAACGAGGTCCGGATGAATCCCGCACCACGGGAATGAGGCATCGGGCCTGGTCAGGCCCTCGGTGTGAGTTGGTTTGGCGTGGTGGGTGGAGGTGGTTGGGAGGAGGTCTTCTCCCAGATTTCTCCCACCAAGGGTGCCCTAGAGTTCTAGGTATCCGGGTCCACTGCTAGCGCACCTATCCCCTCAAGGTCCATGCCGAACATCGTGCCCAACGCGGGCGCGCAGGGGGCGCTGAATGAAGAGGGGTAATTGCCCGGATCCGGAGGGCGTAGGGGCTTCTAGTCCTCGCCCACCAGAGCTACGGCGACCCTGGCCATGTCGGTGACCACCACGTCGGCCCCTGCCTCAGCCAGAGCAAGCTCCTTGTGCTGCTTGTTGGCGAAGCCGATGGACATCGCCCCGGCAGCACGAGCGGCTTCGACGTCTGTCACCGAGTCCCCGATGAGGGTGCAGTGATTGGGGCTGATGCGAAGTTGCACGGCGGTGAGCAAGAGCGAATGGGGCTCAGGCTTCATCAGGTCCGGCCGGTAGGCGGCACGACCAACGACCTCGTGCACCAGGTGTCGAAGGCCGTGCAGCATCAGGAACGCCTGCACACAGGCCGTGGAATTGTTGCTGACGACGGCGACCCTTCGCCCCGACGAATGCGCCGCTTCCAGGGCAGCGACCGCGCCAGGAATGGGCGGGCCCGCGACCTTAACGGCTGACACCTCGGCTTTGGTCAATGCTTCCTCGATGGCCCGGATGACTAGCTCACCGCCCTGCATCGAAAGGCGCAGGATCTCCATCGGGTCGTCGACGCCGTGTGCTTTGCCACCGAGCGTCGGATCGTGGCCGGCCACGACCTCCGCGAGTTCCCGCGCAACGCCGGTAGCGGGCCGACCCGCGAACACGTCGCAGATCGGCCCGTCGAAGTCGAATAGGACGCCCTCGGTCGCTCCGATGACCTCGGACAGCTTGCTACCGTCCATCAGGGTCGACGTCCCTTCCGATGGTGTTCCAAACACTGTCGAACCACATGTGGGCCTGCGCGACCTGCTGCGCGCCGCTCGATGATTCGCCTTCATTCACGGAGTAGTGGAACAGCGTGGCGTCTGCGCCCACCAGGTCGTAGATCTCGACGACCTCTCCTTGCGTGACCACCTTGTTCGGCCGGATCGGGTAGTACCCGAAAAACGCGTCCTCCTCGTTGATCACGTATAGCTTGAAGAACTGTGTTCCGCTGTGGACCCGCACGCTGACGCTTGTCTCTGCGACCAGCCCGAGAACGCTCAGCTCATGGACAGCATTGGCGATGCTGCGGGTGAAGCCGACCATCATGTCGTGCATGCGGCTGCGTAGGCGTGGGTCGTCGGACCCGTCCTCGCGACGCACTGGAGCGGCCTGGGGCACCGACATGTCCGGCACAAGAATGCGGATATTGATGCTCGACGGAGTCAGACGACCCACGCGAATTTTGTCTATCGGCTCCTGAAGCGCGCCGTGGAGCGTCTCGCTGGAGAACCCTGCGAAGTCGATGGAGACCTTCGGGCTGGCGAACGCCTGCTCCACGTACGGGCGTAGCCCTGCTGGCCGCTCAGTGCGGTTGCGGACATAGACGCCGCTCCCCTTGCGGGACACAACGAGACCATCATCCTCCAGGTCTCGCAGCGCGCGCTGAATCGTGGCGCGCGCGAATCCATAGATCTCGGTCAGGTCCTTGTGTGACGGGAGCTTGTCGCCAGGGCCCAGCCGCTTCGTCCGAATTGCTGCGCCAAGACTGCTCGCCACCTGCTCGTACGGCGGCCGATCGTCGTCCGGGTCCAGGGGTTCCGGCGTGAAGGTCATGCCCCGATGCTACGTCCTCCGCCATCGATCAGGACAGCCAGGCTAGTCAGGTGTTGACGTGACTAGCCAGGATGGCTACGTTATTCCCATCGCGATCGGGCTAGCCAAGTTGGTCAGGCCGATCGGGTGCCTGCTGCGTGCAGCACGGCTGCGCCGCCCGGCCGCCCCGGTGACAGGGGGCGAAAGGAAGCGGTCGTTGTTTGAGAACTGAAGAGTGATCGTGCGGGGCTGACGCGAGAGCGGCGGTCGCGGTAGGTGCCTAGGGCGAGGGTCCGGGGGCAAACCGCCGTGATGGACGACGGTCTCCTTCTAGCGCTCGGCAGGCGGTAGGAGCAGTACAGCGGGGCCCCAACGCACGTGGCGAGATGAGACAGATCGCCCCCGAGACGACCGGGTGATGTCGTCGGCGGCACCACATGCCACTGCACCGGCCCTGGAGAACACCCGTTGGGTGCCACCCCGTGCAGCCGCCCTGCTGGCGTCAGAGCAGTGACGATGACGCGCCCGATTTTCCCGGCTCGGGACCGATGCTCCGTGGCAACGGCGCATCGGTGAAGCCGCATCCCTGCTGATCGTGGGAGGTCGGTGTGACCCGACGACATACCTGGGCGCCGTCCTGATGGACCGGCCGGCGGCGCCTGCATGAGATCCGGTCCGCTTCTACCTGGTTCCGCCGCACTTGATGCGGCGGCCGGTTGCCTCCTCCGCCCGTCCCGCGCTCTGCGCGCTGTACGGGCGGGGCTGAGGGGAGCCGGAAAGCCCGGCCCCGAGAGGGGGAGTTCGATGGAGATCGCTGCCGCCGTTGTCGCGGTCGTCGGCACCGTGCTGGGTGCTGGTGTCGTCGGTGTCCAGCAGTACTGCGCGGCCCGTTCACAGCGCCGTGAGGCCCTGCGGGACCGGGCCTTGAAGGCCCTGTGCGAGCTGAGCACCGCGCTGGCCGATCACCGCCGCGCGATGTGGGTGCGCGAGGACCTGCGGCTGTCCGGTGCGGCGCCGGCTGATGTGGCTGCCGCCCGTGAGGCCAGCCACGTCACCCGGTCCGCCGTCACCGCCCCGCAGGTCGCCCTGATGGCGCTGCTGCCGCAGGTCCGTGCCGAGGTGGACGCCGCTGTGCGCGCCACGTACGAGATGCGCGGAGCCTCGAATGCCGTCGTTCTGGCGGCCCGGCAGGAGTCGGCCGTCGATGCGGCCGGCTGCCTGGCCGGAACGGCGGCGCGCGTCCTGTCCCGTCCCTGATCCACCACCCCGTAAAGGCCTGCACCCCCCGGAGTAGCCGCTCCGAGGGGTGCTTCGGGCCGTCCCACTGTTGAAGGAGTACACGACCCATGAAGACCATCGTTGCACTTCAGGCGGTTGTTACCGCCAACCCGCCCGTCGGCGGCCCGACGGCCGCGGAGCTGGAGGCGATCGAGGCGGAGATGCCGGTCATCTCGGCCGAGGTCGAGCTGCTGGACGTACAGATCAGCGTGCTGGACCGGCCGATCACAGAGGTGGACGCGCGGCGGCTGCGCCGGGCCCGGCGCAAGGTGCTGGCGGCCCGCCGGGATCTGCTCAACCGCAACTCCATGCAGACCGGCGGTGCGGCATGAGCGAGTCCTTGGCCCCTGCCACACGCATGCAGGCCGCGTCCGAAGCCGTGCGCCAGCACAACCACGCCGCCTTGGCCGGCGGGTACGACAGCACGCTTGAGGTCAGCCGCGCCGTGATCTCCCTGGTGGAGATGTGCAGGCGGTTGCTGGAGGCGACCGAGCACATGGACCGGCGTGTGCACCGCGATCTGGCGGCAGGAGTGCTCGCCCCGGATGACGGGACGAGGCCCGAGGAACACGCG is part of the Streptomyces platensis genome and harbors:
- a CDS encoding HAD family hydrolase, with amino-acid sequence MDGSKLSEVIGATEGVLFDFDGPICDVFAGRPATGVARELAEVVAGHDPTLGGKAHGVDDPMEILRLSMQGGELVIRAIEEALTKAEVSAVKVAGPPIPGAVAALEAAHSSGRRVAVVSNNSTACVQAFLMLHGLRHLVHEVVGRAAYRPDLMKPEPHSLLLTAVQLRISPNHCTLIGDSVTDVEAARAAGAMSIGFANKQHKELALAEAGADVVVTDMARVAVALVGED
- a CDS encoding winged helix-turn-helix domain-containing protein — translated: MTFTPEPLDPDDDRPPYEQVASSLGAAIRTKRLGPGDKLPSHKDLTEIYGFARATIQRALRDLEDDGLVVSRKGSGVYVRNRTERPAGLRPYVEQAFASPKVSIDFAGFSSETLHGALQEPIDKIRVGRLTPSSINIRILVPDMSVPQAAPVRREDGSDDPRLRSRMHDMMVGFTRSIANAVHELSVLGLVAETSVSVRVHSGTQFFKLYVINEEDAFFGYYPIRPNKVVTQGEVVEIYDLVGADATLFHYSVNEGESSSGAQQVAQAHMWFDSVWNTIGRDVDPDGR
- a CDS encoding protein kilB; its protein translation is MEIAAAVVAVVGTVLGAGVVGVQQYCAARSQRREALRDRALKALCELSTALADHRRAMWVREDLRLSGAAPADVAAAREASHVTRSAVTAPQVALMALLPQVRAEVDAAVRATYEMRGASNAVVLAARQESAVDAAGCLAGTAARVLSRP
- a CDS encoding DUF6284 family protein, with protein sequence MKTIVALQAVVTANPPVGGPTAAELEAIEAEMPVISAEVELLDVQISVLDRPITEVDARRLRRARRKVLAARRDLLNRNSMQTGGAA